CACCATGAATGGCTATTTCATTTCCATGGCACCTTCTGGTTGCAAGTGAAATAAAATGGAAGCGAAATGAAATTATCAaatcttaaaaaataatttttgtaatcattatcttaTATGGTTGTCATTAATTCGAAATCACTCTATATTTGGCTATTAAATTTCAATTTACTTAATCATTACaaaatgataagaaatttaaatagtttatacataaaaaatagtgtatccagtgcacgaggctcccacagCCTTAACCCTACTTTTATCGAGTGACTGTTTTCAAACTCAAAtccaatggagcaacctttccGTTGCTCAAAAGTCACAATCAGGTTGAATAATAAAcacaaaatttccttttttaggttactttccttcccttttattTCCCTCAAAGCCAAATTATTTCTCTTACAATCAAATGTAGCCAGTTTCCTAATACTTTGTTTGATTGCAAGGAAATTTAAAAGGAAcgaaaagtgaaattttcaaccctaaaaaagaaaattttgctATCACAGACGAGCAAGTTCACTCTCTAGTCTCTTCCCAATTGATTCCAACCGATTGAGAAGCTATGGAGACGAAtttcatatttgatttttttggggtaaataaTCTCATCTAATTCCAAGTTACAAAAACCTTTGTTCACTAGTGGGTCCCACAATGTAAATCTATGGGACCCATATATTTGAACATGTGGCAATGGCGGTAGGCTTTTATACAGTTTAGCATTTCTTTGGGAGCTTCTAAGAAGGAGCGGAAGGTGTATTTCACTTCTCATGCGATGGTCGACTGGGAGATCTGGAAATCGAGGAATGCTAGATGTTTTAAGTCTTCGGTTCCAGCGTTCAGTTCGTGGATTACCTCGGTTAACAAGAAGGTTGAGGATGTCTTGTCCATGGCCTTGAATTCTCCTCCAACGGCAGCTTGTGGCTCTAGGGTGGTCAATCCCCCATCCCCTCCGACGagatctttctctttctttgtgaaTGAGGCTATTGGCTTGAGGCCTAGGGCTCTTGGTATTGGGTGTGTTGTTTTTGATCCGGGAGGAAAGATTTGTTTGATTGCTTATGAGCACTTTGCTTTGGTTCTGACGGTGGTTGGTGAGGCATTGGCAATCCAATTGGCTCTCTTTTGCTAAGAAGCTAGGTATCCGCTCCATCTTAGTCTCATCGGATTGTCTTTCCTTCATCGCATGCTtgtccccctctccccctccctctcctcctACCTTCTCTTGTATTATTCAAGATATTTGTATCCTGAAATCTTATTTTAGCTTTTGTGATTTTGTCCATTTCAATAGGAATGGAAATGGCTTGGCCCATACTATATCGAAATGGGCCCTCTCTTGCCCTTTGGGCTGTTTTTGGGAGCCCCCACCCCCCGTCCCTAGGGAACTCTTGAACATTGTAACACCATTTTTGAAGCGGTTAAATGAATAGATTTCTtcgcacccaaaaaaaaataaaggaaattacCTTTTCCTTACAAGACGAGAATATACCCCTATGCGGCTATGCTGTCTCTCTAGACTACTCTAGAGTCTAGAGTCTACACTTATATGAGGTTACGACTTGTCCACGgacactttttttatttttttggattaattTGTCCACGGACACGGTTGCTTATTTTTATCTCCCTACCACTCCACGAGTCCACGGTATCCACCCCTGGCTTTCCACTCCAAACTCAAGAGTCCCAGGGCTCAGCCATGCCGACCGAAACCGTCCTTTTCAAGACCACTTGTTCTCAGACCCAGACCCTCCGCCAATTCCCCTTCTCCAGAACCAGTTTCTTGCCATTATTGTCTCACCAGAGGAGTACGGTTCGTTTCCTCTCTCGCTCCTTTCTGTGCCGGGAAACTTCTTTCCATGGGAAGCCCTCCACCGTTTCGGCTGTTTCGGAAACCAGAGAGAGGAGTACGGTTGCCGAGCCAACTGTTCCTTCCCCTGTAAGAATTGTCGCCGTCGTCGGGGAAGGAAGCCTCAGCCCTCTAAAATGCGCGCCCTGGGAAGAGGTTATGCTTCACACTGTAAGTGATGGGGAAATTTGTTTGAATTACTATACTGCCCTTTTCTTCCTCCACTATTTACTGTGTTATACTCTGTTGATCTGTTCGTTGGGAGTGGTTCTGTCGTTTGATACTTTGATGCATAAACCCGGATAAATATATCAGACCAGATAATACCATTGAGCCAACCGAACCAACTTGAGACCGGTCGGTTGGACCATCAAGCCGGATCATTTCCATGgtgccatgatcacccaaccTCTGCAATTATCTTTCCATTGATCATTCGTGGAGGTGCTTTAATGGTTGCGTTCCAGATTCATAGCTCCACTTCCAAGCGTTATGGAGCCGCATTCATGATTCACTACTATGTCATACTGATGCCTTTCTGTAATTCTATGGGAGAATGGTATAAGTTCTCTGATATCCTGTAGATTGGCAAGTAACAGAGAACACAAATTTCCTTTCTTGCCCTGATACTTCAAAATGGGTGTAAATTGTGTTGGGTACTTTCATTTTCTGTCTAATCTTGTGTCAAAACTCGAAAATCATTGAAAATCACATAGTCTGCTTCAATGCTAACTTTACAGTACATATACACTCATGCACTCATGGTTTTTAAATTTTGACCATTTGGTGTAATTGTTATGTTATAAGCCTAGTAGAATTATGAATCTGTAAACAATCTTGGGTCATTCATGTATTTGAGTTCTGGTTTTTTGTTGAATGAGAAGTAGAAGGTTTCTATTATATCTCCTTTCCCTTCATAGCTCCTTTGCTGGTTATCATTCTccacattttctctctctcatggaaCAAATTTATTGATGTAGTGTACTTTGGTGTTTTTCCAATTGATGATTGGACCCCATAAGAGCATTTCGTTTAACAAATTTTCTCTAGACCCCTAAACTTTAAGCGAATATCACACATAGACGATCTGCTATATTGCATTATCTCCCTCTACATCCCCTTTGGCTGTTTGCTGAAACTTTGATCAACTAAGGCAAGTTGCACCAGTCAACCACTGGTAGCACCTTTGAGATGAATCACAAGAAAAAGGAACCTGATCAGATGATTAACATTTAAGGTCAAATGGTATGTCCTGCTAAGCCTTCATACAAGTTGTAACCAACTCCTTTAAACTCCCATTAAAACTGGCATCTTGAAGTTCCCCATCTGCATATCTCGATTCTCAAGTCACCTTGAATTTTTAGCAGAACAATTTTTATTTGGAGGGGGTGTGTGTGGAGGATGGGGTTTCACTTAATATCCATGTTTTATTTGGTGTCACTGTTTAATCAAGTAAATGTGGTTGCACATCATGAAGAAGCTTCTGTTCTCATAATCCCCTTTCTTTCCTTCGCAGGCAGATAGACTGAAATGGGTAGACGAAGGATTTGAAATGCTTGTATTTAATGATGACATACAGCAATGTAATGATTCAAGAGTGGAATTTCTACAAAGGGAATTATCCCATGCAGATATTTTGGTGATTGTTGCTGTTACAAATGAAGAATCAATCAAGTGGCTTCAAACAAACAGCAAAAGCATATCAAATATCATCTGCTTCAACTCCTCCCCAAGTCTAACGAACAAATTAGGAGGTTCATTCATTCATGCTGAAACCAAAGGAAACATATTTAGCAAACTAGCTGGATTTGTGCAAGGAAAAAACTCAGATAAATCAGTTGAGGTAGTCCAAACAGTATCTGAGGCATGGGATCGCCATAGTTCAGATGATATAAGGTTCTGTATATTAGTAATAATCAATACTTACATTAGACCAGTTCCAATCCTGCAGAACCTCAGATCAAAGGGCCTTTCGACGCTTAACTGCATGGTGCAGAACTGTGGACCACAGATACTAAACTGCCTCTTGGATCCTAACTGTAGGAATGCTCTGCAATGCTTAAACCGATGTAGTCCAGTGGATCAAGTCTGTAACTACCGTTGTATTGCGTCGTATGAGAGTCCGCAACTAGAAGCATTTTCTCTGTGTGTGCTACAGAAGAACAACTGTCTTGAATTGGATGCTAAGATCCCCGACAAACCTTACGTTCCCCCCATGGTTCAGTTTCGAGGAGAATCCTTGTGTCATGAAGCAGCTGAAGATCTCTTTGTTGGTTGGTTGGGTAACTTGGATTGGAGTTGGCGAGTTGTAGCAGGCCAGAACCCAGCCTATGATCAGTTTCCATGCCAGTATCAGCTATTCTATAGAGGGAAGGCAAAGGGATCATTCTGGTATGAGCCAGTTTTTCAAGTTCAAACTCTAGAAGGTAAGATGGTTTGGAGAAGACGCCGATATCGGGTTAAGAGAGGCAAAGTTCCAGGTACATTTTACTTCAGTGTCCTGGATAATGGTGTGGTTTCAAATGAATACTGGACAATTGTTGATGTCTCTGATGATTTTAGCTGGGGTTTGTTTCACTATAGTGGGGCTGCTCGAGTTGCCGGACAATCTTATACTGGGGCAGTGCTTGTTAGCCCTGATGGTAATTACCCAAGTGAGAAGGAAAGCCAGAAGTTGGTTTCTGCATTGGAAAAATGTGGAATCAAAGATTGGGAACTTTACGCGGTTGATAATTGTTCATGTCAGGGCCCACCTTTGGGAGTTCCTGAGGGTTCAAGTTTGCATAAAAAGATTGAAGTTGAAGATCTCAAGTGGTTGACTGTGTAAAGATAGAAAAActgcattctctctctcaactgTTTGAAACCAAAGTCTTCAATAATAGGGCACAGCAATGTATGTATAAATAGATAAGCCAACTATTGTGAAAGAATTGCACTAAGAATAGAATTTGACAAAAGTTGGTAGCTGGAAAATGTAGCAGAGAGATGCTCTGAACAGGGAGTAAAAATTGTAGTTAATTTTgatatgaagaaaaagaaagtgaaaaagGTGGCAACACAATTCAAGACACATGTTTGTAACCTTTCATGTGAAGATTCGGTATCTGAGCTCAGGTGTGTTTTTTTCTTATCAGTGAAGTTGTTTCCTCTTATTCTCTTGGATGCAGGTAAGATTTATATCATGTACTAATGCCCCTCTTTTCATGTTGTATATGACTTcaattttgacaattttacTTCCACTCCTCAGACCACCCATGAAACCAgactttctttattttctctagatattaaaaatatttcctGTGAGTTAAGATGATTTTAAAAGATAAAGAGCTTGGTTCAACTAATTTAATATTTCAAAACTGTATTGCAAGACTTGTTCAAAACTATTAAAATCCACAGTTTTACTGAAATGATAGGATGTGTCCAGTCATCATTAACTAATATACCATCCATTCAACCTTGGAAATGCCCTTGTTCTAATTGAACATCATTTCCAATTTTGCACTTGCTTTGGCTTTTCAGTTCACATTCCATTGCACTTCTTATCTTGAAATAAACAATACTAGGATGGATTCCCCACCATATATTAAACAAAAGCAGGAATCAGGTTGGGTTGTGGAAAAAATTTGGCCCTCCATCTATTTCCAGCGTTATCTCTGAAAGCTATATATTCTATTGATTATGGAAAAGGTATCTTGATGATCTAATAACTTAAAAGTAGTTCTTTATTGCTGCATCTAGGATTGTTAAAATTTGGAAACCAGCTTTCCCTTCATCATCATTTAAAGATATTTCTTTATTGGCAGTAAAGAATTTATCCTATGGAAGGGGAGGGTGTTGAGAGAGCACtataaaaatgtttttattttttctttttcttttgcttaaaGTGAAGGTGGGCTAACTCAAAGTCTCAAAACCTGAGTCTGGGCCAGGTCAGGCCACAAAATGTACTGGCAG
The sequence above is a segment of the Telopea speciosissima isolate NSW1024214 ecotype Mountain lineage chromosome 7, Tspe_v1, whole genome shotgun sequence genome. Coding sequences within it:
- the LOC122667058 gene encoding violaxanthin de-epoxidase, chloroplastic, producing the protein MPTETVLFKTTCSQTQTLRQFPFSRTSFLPLLSHQRSTVRFLSRSFLCRETSFHGKPSTVSAVSETRERSTVAEPTVPSPVRIVAVVGEGSLSPLKCAPWEEVMLHTADRLKWVDEGFEMLVFNDDIQQCNDSRVEFLQRELSHADILVIVAVTNEESIKWLQTNSKSISNIICFNSSPSLTNKLGGSFIHAETKGNIFSKLAGFVQGKNSDKSVEVVQTVSEAWDRHSSDDIRFCILVIINTYIRPVPILQNLRSKGLSTLNCMVQNCGPQILNCLLDPNCRNALQCLNRCSPVDQVCNYRCIASYESPQLEAFSLCVLQKNNCLELDAKIPDKPYVPPMVQFRGESLCHEAAEDLFVGWLGNLDWSWRVVAGQNPAYDQFPCQYQLFYRGKAKGSFWYEPVFQVQTLEGKMVWRRRRYRVKRGKVPGTFYFSVLDNGVVSNEYWTIVDVSDDFSWGLFHYSGAARVAGQSYTGAVLVSPDGNYPSEKESQKLVSALEKCGIKDWELYAVDNCSCQGPPLGVPEGSSLHKKIEVEDLKWLTV